The Hydrotalea sp. genome has a segment encoding these proteins:
- a CDS encoding polyprenyl synthetase family protein, producing MTDVEFDFPPIAATLSLDELLAGDVAASQAVVATWVEQALNHFFAFLEQQQSKEQPWSHGKKPSLLSGARYALLNDGGKNPAKRLRPWFLFLAAAAMGQPLNKFYHLALSIELIHGYSLVHDDLPAMDNDAMRRGKPTLHRAFLGDLSAKDNEAFAILVGDLLQGLAFELLAMDGATAPADKNTLLLHLARAAGFGGMVSGQWRDIVGATTIDDAKRLKAQKTGALIELCLTAPLLITPPDNHTATLWHGVARQVGLLYQAVDDMMDEVATAGAMGKQTGKDRAAGKSTTIALQGLSAARREINDWLAQVESGINQLKTTSDGDGHGDGAAVDSVAANPIKNAVAVDLLLTWLKTMIQPVIKI from the coding sequence CTTGATGAATTGTTGGCGGGTGATGTCGCCGCGTCGCAGGCGGTTGTGGCCACATGGGTTGAGCAGGCACTGAATCATTTTTTTGCTTTTTTGGAACAACAACAATCGAAAGAGCAACCCTGGTCGCATGGTAAAAAACCATCGTTATTAAGTGGCGCGCGTTACGCCCTGCTGAACGATGGCGGCAAAAACCCGGCCAAGCGATTGCGCCCGTGGTTTTTGTTTTTGGCGGCGGCGGCCATGGGGCAACCGTTAAATAAATTTTATCACTTGGCCCTTAGCATCGAACTCATCCATGGTTATTCGTTGGTGCATGATGATTTGCCGGCGATGGATAACGACGCCATGCGCCGTGGCAAGCCGACCCTGCATCGCGCGTTTTTGGGCGACCTGTCGGCGAAGGATAACGAGGCCTTCGCCATATTGGTCGGTGACCTGTTGCAGGGGTTGGCTTTTGAATTGTTGGCGATGGATGGCGCAACCGCGCCCGCCGATAAAAATACCCTGTTGTTGCATTTGGCGCGCGCCGCCGGTTTTGGCGGTATGGTGTCGGGCCAATGGCGCGATATTGTTGGCGCAACCACCATCGATGATGCCAAGCGGTTAAAGGCGCAAAAAACCGGCGCGTTGATTGAATTATGCCTGACCGCGCCGTTGTTAATCACGCCGCCCGATAATCATACCGCGACATTATGGCATGGTGTGGCGCGGCAGGTTGGTTTGCTTTACCAAGCGGTCGATGACATGATGGACGAGGTCGCCACCGCGGGTGCGATGGGCAAACAAACCGGCAAGGACAGGGCGGCGGGCAAATCCACCACCATCGCCCTGCAGGGGTTAAGCGCGGCGCGGCGGGAAATCAACGATTGGCTGGCGCAGGTCGAATCCGGCATCAACCAATTAAAAACCACGAGTGATGGCGATGGTCATGGCGATGGCGCGGCGGTTGATTCTGTTGCCGCCAACCCGATTAAAAATGCCGTGGCGGTTGATTTGTTGCTGACGTGGCTTAAAACCATGATACAGCCAGTGATAAAAATATAA